One window of Nostoc sp. C052 genomic DNA carries:
- a CDS encoding iron uptake porin, giving the protein MGRAWLKSAVLAVILLSTSKGLAAPPRVEDGASPTRLDEPLNPSEDALTQVTSVSQLTDVKPTDWAFQALQSLVERYGCIAGYPNNTYRGNRSLTRYEFAAGINACLDRVNELIATATTALVTKEDLATLQKLQAEFATELGTLRGRVDSLETRTATLKAQQFSATTRLNVLSSFNVSQAFASGDVKAEGVPIPNSLPAARLALRSPNPATGKLEPIVTTTSRTASTTFSQSTYLILSSSFSGRDTLTTILAAGNGSPPSSTYSSAGFASTFGVPYADSNPVNPLAPNSIGLFELKYQFPISNSVNAVVGPRILTFRHFDVNPYTNVVNGASGLNSYQSTLANSGLSGAGAILNWQISSKLAFQAGYLNRNDASLQYFGGDGAANPERGLFNGSYSLLAELAYSPSPQTTLRFLYTRSHSQAPPASPPSQPNFPFFLTNSLRGVVDDGFGGSLNDIDSDNFVFNFDWKIAPTFALFGRYSYTQAGINPVNPLIQSGSANVQAFQLGAALPDLGRKGALGTLSLVVPFNILSGRQFFVAGNGNGGTEFDLEATYAYPISSNLTIVPTFFATFNANNFSDNPTVFGNVLRLQFLF; this is encoded by the coding sequence ATGGGTCGAGCATGGCTGAAATCTGCGGTGTTGGCAGTCATCCTCCTATCCACCTCCAAGGGGTTAGCAGCACCCCCAAGAGTCGAAGATGGTGCATCACCCACCAGATTGGATGAACCGTTGAATCCCTCAGAGGATGCCCTGACTCAAGTGACTTCAGTTTCCCAATTGACCGATGTCAAGCCCACAGACTGGGCATTTCAGGCACTACAATCCCTGGTTGAGCGCTACGGCTGTATTGCAGGATACCCAAACAACACTTATCGTGGCAATCGATCGCTGACCCGCTATGAATTTGCGGCAGGGATCAATGCCTGCCTCGATCGCGTGAACGAATTGATTGCCACTGCAACAACCGCTCTGGTGACAAAAGAAGACTTAGCAACGTTGCAAAAACTGCAAGCAGAGTTCGCCACAGAACTGGGGACGCTGCGAGGTCGAGTAGACAGCTTAGAGACTCGTACTGCTACGCTCAAGGCACAACAGTTTTCTGCAACAACCCGCCTTAATGTTCTGTCTTCTTTCAATGTCAGTCAGGCATTTGCCAGTGGAGATGTGAAAGCAGAAGGTGTTCCAATCCCTAACTCACTTCCCGCTGCTAGACTAGCGCTGCGATCTCCCAATCCTGCCACTGGTAAATTAGAGCCAATAGTCACCACAACTAGCCGCACTGCCTCAACAACCTTCAGTCAATCGACCTATCTGATTTTGTCGTCTTCATTTAGCGGTCGAGATACTCTCACGACAATTTTGGCCGCCGGGAATGGCAGTCCGCCCAGCAGTACCTACAGTTCAGCTGGCTTTGCCAGTACCTTTGGTGTACCCTACGCTGATTCTAATCCGGTCAATCCCCTCGCACCCAATAGTATCGGCCTATTTGAGTTGAAATATCAATTTCCTATCAGCAATTCAGTCAATGCTGTAGTCGGGCCGCGCATCTTGACATTTCGTCACTTTGATGTAAACCCCTACACAAACGTTGTCAATGGAGCTAGTGGTCTCAATTCCTATCAAAGTACCTTGGCAAACAGTGGCTTGTCTGGTGCAGGAGCAATTCTCAACTGGCAGATCAGCTCAAAGCTGGCGTTTCAAGCAGGATACCTGAACCGCAATGATGCCTCACTACAGTACTTTGGTGGAGATGGTGCTGCTAACCCAGAGCGCGGACTGTTTAACGGCTCTTATTCGTTGCTGGCGGAACTTGCTTACTCCCCCTCCCCGCAAACAACGCTCCGCTTCCTGTACACGCGCAGCCACAGTCAGGCTCCTCCCGCCTCACCACCCTCTCAGCCCAACTTCCCTTTTTTCCTGACTAACTCCCTCAGAGGTGTGGTAGATGATGGATTTGGGGGCAGCTTAAATGATATTGATTCAGACAACTTCGTCTTTAATTTCGACTGGAAAATCGCCCCAACGTTCGCCCTATTTGGGCGCTATTCCTATACCCAAGCAGGTATCAATCCAGTCAACCCCCTAATTCAGAGTGGCTCTGCCAATGTACAAGCGTTTCAATTAGGTGCAGCTCTACCAGACTTGGGACGGAAAGGAGCGCTAGGAACCCTATCGCTGGTCGTGCCGTTTAATATTTTGTCAGGTCGTCAATTCTTTGTGGCAGGCAATGGCAACGGTGGCACGGAATTTGATCTGGAAGCGACCTATGCTTACCCAATTAGTAGTAATCTGACAATTGTACCGACTTTTTTCGCCACCTTTAACGCCAATAACTTTAGCGACAATCCTACTGTCTTTGGTAATGTTCTCCGACTGCAATTCTTGTTTTAA
- a CDS encoding bifunctional pantoate--beta-alanine ligase/(d)CMP kinase yields MRLLTTVAALRCYLTKRCLENKQIAVTEDLKLDDITGWYQTAVGLVPTMGNLHQGHLSLIQRARQENSTVIVSIFVNPLQFAPNEDYQRYPRTLEQDQQLCEQAGVDAIFAPTPEEMAVPQKSIQESKVTQVIPPSAMITGLCGRSRQGHFQGVATIVTKLFNLVQPNRAYFGQKDGQQLAIIKRLVADLNLPVEIVACPIVREASGLAFSSRNQYLTATAKEQAAILYRGLQRAEAAFRAGDRNSNKLIAVVQQEVAMVSTVLVEYIELVEPTTLMSLEKVEEEGMLAIAARLGATRLIDNTILRDRQPIIAIDGPAGAGKSTVARQVAANLSLVYLDTGAMYRAVTWLVLQKGIAIDDECAIAELTNQCKIELTPTQDLQASVRVWIDGLDVTQAIRTIEVTSLVSAIAAQSAVRQALVKQQQNWGKRGGLVAEGRDIGTHVFPDAEVKIFLTASVSERARRRQQDFNKQGQPEVSLEQLEHDIAERDWKDSTRKVSPLQKAADAIEVQTDGLDVSEVTAQIVDYYQQRLSGW; encoded by the coding sequence GTGCGCCTGCTGACAACAGTGGCAGCTTTACGCTGCTATTTAACTAAACGCTGCTTAGAAAACAAACAGATAGCGGTTACTGAGGATCTGAAACTAGATGATATTACTGGCTGGTATCAGACGGCAGTCGGTCTGGTGCCAACAATGGGGAATTTGCATCAAGGTCATTTAAGCTTGATCCAACGGGCGCGACAAGAAAATTCTACGGTGATTGTGAGTATTTTCGTTAATCCGCTGCAATTTGCTCCCAATGAGGATTATCAACGCTACCCCCGTACTTTAGAGCAAGACCAACAACTTTGCGAACAAGCTGGGGTAGATGCCATTTTTGCACCGACTCCGGAAGAGATGGCCGTTCCCCAGAAGAGTATACAAGAATCAAAAGTTACACAAGTTATCCCCCCATCTGCTATGATAACAGGCTTGTGTGGTCGTTCTCGCCAGGGTCACTTTCAGGGTGTAGCTACGATTGTTACCAAACTTTTCAATTTGGTGCAGCCTAATCGTGCCTACTTTGGTCAAAAAGATGGTCAGCAACTAGCAATTATTAAACGCTTAGTAGCTGATTTAAATTTGCCAGTAGAAATTGTTGCTTGTCCAATAGTGCGGGAAGCTTCGGGTCTTGCCTTCAGTTCTCGTAATCAATATTTGACTGCAACGGCAAAAGAGCAAGCAGCGATATTATATCGCGGCTTGCAACGGGCTGAAGCTGCGTTTCGGGCAGGCGATCGCAATAGCAACAAGTTAATAGCAGTGGTACAGCAAGAAGTGGCAATGGTCAGCACGGTTTTAGTGGAATATATTGAATTGGTTGAACCGACTACGTTAATGTCTTTAGAAAAAGTTGAGGAGGAAGGAATGTTGGCGATCGCAGCTCGTCTTGGTGCTACACGTTTGATTGACAATACGATATTGCGCGATCGTCAACCCATTATCGCCATTGATGGCCCAGCCGGTGCTGGAAAATCCACAGTGGCGCGGCAAGTGGCAGCAAATCTGAGTTTAGTGTATTTAGATACAGGAGCGATGTACCGTGCTGTGACTTGGTTAGTACTGCAAAAAGGGATTGCTATTGATGATGAGTGTGCGATCGCAGAATTAACTAATCAGTGCAAAATTGAACTTACTCCCACCCAAGACTTACAAGCGTCTGTGCGGGTTTGGATTGATGGTCTTGATGTTACCCAGGCAATTCGCACCATTGAGGTAACTTCTCTTGTATCGGCGATCGCAGCACAAAGCGCTGTCCGTCAAGCACTGGTTAAACAACAGCAAAACTGGGGTAAAAGAGGTGGTTTAGTCGCTGAAGGTCGGGATATCGGTACTCACGTGTTCCCCGATGCCGAAGTGAAAATCTTCTTAACCGCTTCAGTCAGCGAACGCGCCCGTCGTCGCCAGCAAGACTTTAACAAACAAGGTCAACCCGAAGTGAGTTTAGAGCAGCTAGAACACGATATCGCCGAACGTGACTGGAAAGATAGCACTCGCAAAGTTTCTCCTTTGCAAAAAGCAGCAGATGCGATCGAAGTTCAAACCGATGGTTTGGACGTGTCTGAAGTCACAGCACAAATCGTCGATTATTACCAGCAGCGTTTATCTGGGTGGTAA
- a CDS encoding glycosyltransferase family 2 protein, which translates to MKPFTPLPLFQLSLYPPHLMFLNDVDLILLTVLSVSILTLTAYLISLHQAIKQLPKITTHSEGTFSEVELPKISVIIPAFNEEENIADCVQSVVSSTRLSAKQLDVWIVDDQSSDRTPEILQALNIQLADPRLNILTGKPRPTDQFWTGKNWACQQGAERANGDFLLFIDADVRLKPDAISAVVATAIAQQLDFLTSIPTIVCDSLVEWLVQPLMFINLTISLNSKVVKNPKTKTTYALGPFLLFRASTYNAVGMHRAVAGYPAEDVAFARRLKQSGFKLQHYLGANLASLRMYRNWSALWEGWTKILYVGAQRSVMLMLLLIWVMLLIYTIPWIGFVIAIAQVLKHPNLFHFAEMGLTGLAILLQYQVRRQGSRALGTSTKYWWLQSLGGLLIAVLAIASIIKVETGWGWTWRGRKLVSVK; encoded by the coding sequence ATGAAACCCTTTACTCCCTTGCCTCTTTTTCAACTATCACTTTACCCACCGCATCTAATGTTTCTCAATGATGTTGATTTGATTTTACTCACCGTTTTATCAGTTTCTATCTTGACATTGACTGCTTATCTAATTTCTCTGCATCAGGCAATAAAACAGCTACCTAAAATCACAACCCACTCAGAAGGAACTTTCTCTGAGGTGGAATTGCCTAAAATTTCAGTGATTATCCCAGCTTTTAATGAGGAAGAAAATATTGCAGATTGTGTGCAATCAGTTGTGTCTAGCACTCGCTTATCCGCAAAGCAATTGGACGTGTGGATTGTAGACGATCAATCCAGCGATCGCACCCCAGAAATTCTCCAAGCTCTAAATATACAATTAGCTGATCCCAGATTGAACATTCTCACCGGGAAACCCAGACCAACTGACCAATTCTGGACAGGTAAGAACTGGGCGTGTCAGCAAGGCGCAGAACGCGCTAATGGAGACTTTTTGTTATTTATTGATGCTGATGTTCGCTTAAAACCCGATGCTATTTCGGCTGTTGTTGCAACCGCGATCGCTCAACAGCTTGATTTTCTCACATCTATTCCCACGATTGTCTGTGACTCATTGGTTGAGTGGTTAGTGCAACCGCTGATGTTTATCAATTTGACGATCAGCTTGAACTCGAAAGTGGTCAAAAATCCAAAGACAAAAACGACCTATGCTCTCGGGCCATTTCTCTTATTTCGAGCCTCTACCTACAATGCTGTGGGAATGCACAGAGCCGTTGCTGGTTACCCAGCAGAAGATGTTGCTTTTGCCCGTAGGCTCAAACAGAGTGGTTTTAAGCTCCAGCACTATCTAGGAGCAAATCTGGCCTCATTGCGAATGTATCGTAACTGGTCTGCTCTGTGGGAAGGCTGGACAAAGATTCTATATGTTGGCGCACAACGCAGTGTTATGTTGATGCTGCTTTTGATCTGGGTGATGTTACTGATTTATACTATTCCTTGGATTGGTTTTGTCATAGCGATCGCTCAAGTCCTTAAGCACCCAAACCTCTTTCACTTTGCAGAGATGGGCTTAACCGGGTTAGCAATTCTGTTGCAATATCAGGTCAGGCGACAAGGATCGCGCGCTCTGGGAACTTCAACCAAATACTGGTGGTTGCAAAGTCTGGGCGGATTGTTAATAGCAGTATTAGCGATCGCGTCTATTATCAAAGTCGAAACAGGCTGGGGGTGGACATGGCGTGGACGCAAACTAGTTTCAGTCAAATAA
- a CDS encoding AAA family ATPase, with amino-acid sequence MVTIAGYEVLSTLYEGSRSLVYRGRSNHQPQSVILKVMQAEYPSLEELSRYRLEYDIINRLHGAGVAAAYDLIKYRHGLALVLEDFGGESLYQVLQQRRLDLEEFLELAIALTEIIGQVHAANVIHKDITPANILLHPISKQVKLIDFGNATVLSRENPSMSSPSVLEGTLLYLSPEQTGRMNRTLDYRTDFYSLGATFYELLTGTPVFAVTDAMELIHCHLAKQPEPPHLIHPEIPVMVSQIVLKLLAKNAEDRYQSAYGIRADLQQCWQQIRQGNQIASFTLGQEDASGKFQIPQKLYGRELEVETLLTGFDRVVTGGNHKSELMLVAGYSGIGKSALVNEIHKPITRKKGYFISGKYDQFQRNIPYSGLIQAFQELLRQLLTESPAQIDRWRSQLLNTLGNNGQVVIDVIPEVELIIGKQIAPPELGSREAQNRFNLVFQNFIKVFTQSEHPLVIFLDDLQWVDSASLKLINRLMTSADSQFLFLVGAYRSNEVSPVHPLMVAIEEIRQAKVIVSQIELSPLTLTNITQLILDTFNCTAEQATPLAELLLQVTDGNPFFTNRFLKSLYEDGLLNFDEQLGRWQWDLVQLRAAPVPDNVVELMTGKMQKMPPQTQRALKLAACIGNQFDSQTLSIISESSPATLARDLWQGVQEGLILPLGENYKFTSIEEQTSADLVVVFKFLHDRVQQVAYSLIPDAEKQTIHRQIGQLLLDHTPPEKREERIFDIVNQLNIGINLITDSAQRNELATLNLIAGKKAKDSAAYETAIRYLLTGIDLLGEQSWQRQYALTLALHEEAAESAYLNGDFAETERLVERILHDAKTILDCVKAYQVRVGAYTAQNNLQAALDTIVSAMARLGEPLPRNPNRLRVGLELLRTRFWIVGRLSLAQLESLPPMTDPYKLAAVQLLGSAAMASVNVAPLLVAVLALRVVNLVVRYGSSSSSSVQGVAYGVMLRVGLGDIDGAYRFSQVSLRILARFNDRIYRTMTIVAYESCIRHWKEPLRPSLAVLLNAYQEGLELGNQEYASIAASAYCIHQLFLGEPLSTVANAFQEYTAQFRRFNQEAIVYQTQPWHQLVLNLQGDATEPTRLVGSAFNEDEMLPVFINNRLGIPIFYTYIAKAMWLYYAGDYAGSLQAARLAKPWEESAPVTPGYANRYFYESLACLALCAIATKADRRRYLRQVKSNQRQAKQWAKYCPENYQHRYDLVEAERLRVLGNNLNAMRSYERAIQAARTQEYTHEEALANELAAKFYFNLGQERVAQGYLLDARHNYLRWGATFKVEQIDAQYQQLRDRSTLDLMTGISISSKTSSRSLGQDLDLETVIQAAQAISGEIVLDRLLEKLLQLAIENAGAQKGYLLLNHSSELRIEAAGHIIDRDIEIIVETRPLTDTQLPISIVNYVQRTRENLVLRDAVQEGLFTVDPYIFQTQPRSILCAPILNQGNLSGILYLENALATDTFTSARLTVLNVLSAQAAIALENASFYRTLEQKVEDRTADLAQANQEIILLNQRLQSENLRMSTELDVTRQLQRMILPKESELSQIPGLEIAGFMEPADEVGGDYYDVLQDRGLVKIGIGDVTGHGLESGVLMLMVQTAVRTLLINQETDAVRFLSTLNRVIYENVQRMNSDRNLTLTLMDYHAGRLRLSGQHEEVLIVRADGAIELVKTNDLGFPIGLVEDISQFVSYLDVELQSGDGMILYTDGITEAANLLDELYGLERLCQVVSQHWQKSAQEIRYTVIEDVRHHIGEQKIFDDITLLVIKQK; translated from the coding sequence ATGGTCACGATCGCAGGTTATGAAGTGCTTTCAACCCTCTATGAGGGGAGTCGTTCGCTAGTTTATCGGGGGCGCAGCAATCATCAACCGCAATCTGTGATTTTGAAGGTGATGCAGGCAGAATATCCCAGCCTGGAAGAATTGAGCAGGTATCGCCTGGAGTATGACATCATCAATCGGCTGCATGGCGCAGGCGTGGCGGCTGCTTATGATTTGATCAAATATCGGCATGGGTTGGCTCTGGTATTAGAAGATTTTGGCGGCGAATCGTTGTATCAAGTCTTACAACAGCGCCGCCTTGATCTGGAGGAATTTTTAGAACTAGCGATCGCCTTAACGGAAATTATCGGTCAGGTTCATGCTGCCAATGTGATTCACAAAGATATTACCCCCGCCAATATTCTGTTGCATCCAATTTCCAAACAAGTAAAGCTGATTGATTTTGGCAATGCGACAGTGCTATCGCGGGAAAATCCCTCTATGAGCAGCCCCAGTGTTTTAGAAGGAACATTGCTCTACTTATCCCCAGAGCAAACAGGTCGGATGAACCGTACCCTAGACTATCGCACCGATTTTTACTCCTTAGGGGCAACCTTCTATGAATTGCTGACGGGAACTCCGGTGTTCGCCGTCACCGACGCAATGGAATTGATCCACTGTCATCTGGCAAAACAACCGGAGCCGCCCCATCTAATTCACCCTGAGATTCCCGTGATGGTGTCTCAAATTGTTTTAAAACTGCTGGCCAAGAATGCCGAGGATCGCTATCAAAGCGCCTATGGGATTAGAGCCGATTTGCAACAGTGTTGGCAGCAAATTCGGCAGGGAAATCAAATTGCATCCTTTACATTGGGGCAAGAAGATGCATCAGGGAAGTTTCAGATTCCCCAAAAGCTCTATGGCCGCGAGCTAGAAGTGGAAACACTGCTAACAGGATTCGATCGCGTTGTCACTGGCGGGAATCACAAAAGCGAACTCATGTTAGTTGCTGGATATTCTGGCATTGGCAAGTCGGCTCTAGTGAATGAAATTCATAAACCGATTACACGCAAAAAAGGATATTTCATTTCGGGGAAATACGATCAGTTTCAGCGCAACATTCCCTACTCTGGTTTAATTCAGGCATTTCAAGAACTACTGCGCCAACTGCTGACAGAAAGCCCAGCACAAATTGATCGCTGGCGATCGCAACTACTCAACACCTTGGGAAACAATGGTCAGGTGGTGATTGATGTGATTCCAGAGGTGGAACTGATTATTGGCAAACAGATTGCACCGCCGGAACTCGGATCGAGAGAGGCGCAAAACCGTTTCAACTTAGTATTCCAAAATTTCATTAAGGTATTTACTCAGTCAGAACATCCCCTAGTAATTTTTCTGGATGACTTACAGTGGGTAGATTCTGCATCTCTCAAGTTGATTAATCGGTTGATGACATCTGCTGATAGTCAGTTCTTGTTTCTGGTGGGGGCATATCGCAGCAATGAAGTGAGTCCAGTTCATCCCTTGATGGTGGCGATCGAGGAAATTCGCCAAGCCAAGGTCATCGTCAGCCAGATTGAACTTTCGCCCCTGACACTGACAAACATTACCCAACTCATCCTTGACACATTTAACTGTACTGCCGAACAGGCAACTCCCCTAGCAGAATTGCTCCTGCAAGTCACCGATGGCAATCCATTCTTTACCAATAGGTTTCTCAAGTCCCTGTACGAAGATGGATTGCTCAACTTCGATGAGCAATTGGGGCGCTGGCAATGGGATTTAGTGCAACTGCGAGCGGCTCCAGTACCCGACAACGTTGTAGAGTTGATGACGGGCAAGATGCAAAAAATGCCTCCCCAAACCCAACGAGCACTGAAACTAGCTGCGTGTATTGGGAATCAGTTTGATTCTCAAACCCTGTCAATCATCTCTGAATCTTCTCCAGCTACATTAGCACGCGACCTTTGGCAAGGGGTGCAAGAAGGATTGATCCTACCACTGGGAGAGAATTACAAGTTTACCAGTATAGAGGAGCAAACTTCCGCAGATTTAGTTGTGGTGTTCAAGTTCCTCCACGATCGCGTCCAACAGGTTGCTTATTCCCTAATTCCAGATGCCGAAAAGCAGACCATTCACCGTCAGATCGGACAACTGCTACTCGACCACACCCCCCCAGAAAAGCGAGAAGAGCGAATTTTTGATATCGTCAATCAACTCAATATTGGCATCAACCTGATTACCGACTCGGCACAACGGAATGAATTGGCGACACTGAATCTGATCGCTGGTAAGAAAGCCAAAGACTCCGCCGCCTACGAAACTGCCATCCGCTACTTGCTGACTGGCATTGATTTACTAGGAGAGCAAAGCTGGCAACGGCAGTATGCATTGACTCTTGCACTCCATGAAGAAGCCGCAGAATCGGCTTATTTAAACGGAGATTTTGCAGAGACAGAGCGTCTGGTAGAACGGATTTTGCACGATGCCAAAACCATTCTTGATTGCGTCAAAGCCTATCAGGTCAGAGTGGGAGCCTACACGGCTCAAAATAATTTACAGGCAGCCTTGGACACCATTGTGAGTGCGATGGCGCGCTTAGGCGAACCGCTGCCCCGGAATCCTAATCGGCTGCGAGTGGGATTAGAATTGCTCCGCACCCGCTTCTGGATTGTGGGCAGGCTTTCGCTAGCGCAACTAGAATCACTCCCTCCCATGACCGATCCTTACAAACTAGCAGCCGTGCAACTATTAGGATCGGCAGCGATGGCTTCGGTGAATGTTGCACCTCTGTTAGTGGCAGTTCTGGCGCTGCGAGTGGTGAATTTGGTCGTTCGTTATGGCAGTTCTAGCTCGTCTTCGGTGCAAGGTGTTGCCTACGGGGTGATGCTACGGGTAGGTCTGGGAGATATTGACGGGGCTTACCGATTTAGCCAGGTCAGCTTACGAATACTGGCTCGATTCAACGATCGCATCTACCGGACAATGACTATCGTTGCCTATGAATCCTGCATTCGTCACTGGAAAGAGCCACTACGCCCATCCCTGGCAGTTTTGCTCAATGCCTACCAGGAAGGGCTAGAACTGGGAAATCAAGAGTATGCCTCGATCGCGGCTTCAGCTTACTGCATTCACCAGCTTTTTTTGGGTGAACCCCTCTCAACCGTAGCCAATGCTTTTCAGGAATACACCGCCCAATTCCGACGATTTAACCAGGAGGCGATCGTCTATCAAACGCAGCCCTGGCACCAACTGGTCTTGAACTTGCAAGGCGATGCCACAGAGCCGACTCGATTGGTGGGGTCAGCGTTTAATGAAGATGAGATGCTCCCAGTTTTTATCAACAATCGGCTGGGAATTCCCATATTCTACACTTACATTGCGAAAGCGATGTGGCTTTACTACGCTGGGGACTATGCCGGGTCGCTACAGGCTGCTAGACTAGCGAAACCCTGGGAAGAATCTGCCCCGGTGACACCGGGATACGCCAATCGCTACTTCTATGAATCCCTAGCGTGTTTGGCATTGTGTGCGATCGCTACCAAAGCAGATCGTCGCCGATATTTGCGCCAGGTAAAGAGCAACCAACGCCAGGCAAAACAATGGGCAAAATACTGTCCAGAAAATTACCAACATCGCTATGACCTGGTGGAAGCAGAGCGGCTGCGGGTGCTAGGAAACAATCTCAACGCCATGCGTTCCTATGAGCGGGCCATTCAAGCCGCCAGAACTCAGGAATATACCCATGAAGAAGCCCTCGCCAATGAGTTAGCAGCAAAGTTCTATTTCAATTTGGGTCAAGAGCGGGTAGCGCAGGGATATCTGCTAGATGCTCGTCATAACTATCTGCGTTGGGGAGCTACATTTAAAGTCGAGCAAATTGATGCCCAATATCAGCAGTTGCGCGATCGCTCTACCCTGGATCTGATGACTGGCATCTCCATATCTAGCAAAACCAGCAGTCGCTCACTAGGTCAAGACCTGGACTTGGAAACCGTTATTCAGGCAGCACAGGCAATTTCTGGCGAGATTGTCCTCGATCGCTTGCTGGAAAAACTGCTGCAACTGGCGATCGAAAATGCAGGCGCTCAAAAAGGCTACTTACTCCTGAACCACAGCAGTGAACTACGGATTGAAGCGGCAGGACACATCATTGATCGAGATATAGAAATTATAGTAGAAACTCGCCCCCTGACAGACACACAACTCCCCATTTCGATCGTTAACTATGTGCAACGAACCCGAGAAAATTTAGTCTTGAGGGATGCCGTTCAGGAGGGGTTGTTTACGGTTGATCCTTATATTTTCCAGACCCAGCCGCGATCGATCCTTTGTGCCCCCATTCTGAACCAGGGCAATCTTAGCGGTATTCTCTATTTAGAAAACGCTCTCGCAACCGATACCTTCACCTCTGCAAGGTTAACAGTGCTGAATGTATTATCGGCTCAAGCTGCGATCGCCCTAGAGAATGCTTCGTTCTACCGCACCTTGGAGCAAAAAGTCGAAGATCGCACAGCTGACTTAGCTCAGGCAAACCAGGAAATTATCCTGCTCAATCAGCGGCTACAATCGGAAAATCTGCGAATGAGTACCGAGCTAGATGTAACGCGCCAACTTCAGCGGATGATTTTGCCGAAAGAGTCAGAACTCAGCCAAATTCCAGGTTTAGAGATTGCTGGATTCATGGAACCTGCCGATGAGGTGGGAGGCGACTACTATGATGTGCTACAGGATCGGGGCTTGGTGAAAATCGGCATCGGGGACGTGACTGGGCATGGACTAGAAAGCGGTGTCTTGATGCTCATGGTGCAAACTGCCGTGCGAACGCTGTTAATCAACCAGGAAACCGATGCCGTCCGATTTTTGAGTACACTCAATCGCGTGATTTATGAAAATGTGCAACGCATGAACTCCGATCGCAATCTGACATTGACATTAATGGATTATCATGCTGGTCGATTGAGATTGAGCGGACAGCATGAGGAAGTGCTGATTGTGCGAGCCGATGGTGCGATCGAACTAGTGAAAACCAATGATTTAGGATTCCCCATCGGGCTAGTCGAAGACATCAGTCAATTTGTTTCTTATCTAGATGTGGAGTTACAGTCGGGTGACGGGATGATTCTTTATACTGATGGGATTACAGAAGCAGCCAACCTGCTCGATGAACTCTATGGATTAGAGCGATTATGCCAAGTCGTGAGTCAGCATTGGCAGAAATCTGCTCAGGAAATTAGATATACAGTAATTGAAGATGTGCGTCATCACATTGGTGAGCAGAAAATATTTGATGACATTACATTGCTGGTGATTAAGCAGAAATAA
- a CDS encoding superoxide dismutase — MTFTLPALPYELNALEPFGISGETLEYHYGKHHKAYVDNLNKLVEGTELANKSLEEVIQISFKDSSKAGIFNNSAQVWNHTFFWNSLKPGGGGEPTGELAAKIDQDFGSFDKFKEEFSNAAATQFGSGWSWLIDDGGTLKVIKTPNAENPLAHGKKALLTLDVWEHAYYIDYRNARPAFIKNFLDKVANWDFAAENFAKA, encoded by the coding sequence ATGACATTTACACTACCCGCCCTACCTTACGAATTGAATGCTTTAGAGCCTTTTGGTATATCAGGTGAAACCTTAGAGTATCACTATGGCAAGCATCACAAAGCTTATGTAGACAACCTGAACAAGCTGGTTGAAGGTACAGAACTTGCCAATAAGTCTTTAGAAGAGGTAATCCAAATTTCCTTCAAAGACTCCTCTAAAGCGGGAATCTTCAACAACAGCGCCCAAGTTTGGAACCACACTTTCTTCTGGAATTCCTTAAAGCCAGGCGGTGGCGGCGAACCCACTGGTGAACTTGCAGCCAAGATCGATCAAGACTTCGGTAGCTTTGACAAATTCAAAGAAGAGTTCTCTAATGCTGCTGCAACTCAGTTCGGTAGCGGATGGTCTTGGTTAATTGATGATGGTGGTACGCTGAAAGTGATTAAAACACCAAATGCAGAAAATCCACTAGCTCATGGAAAGAAGGCACTCCTCACCTTGGATGTTTGGGAACATGCCTACTACATTGACTACAGAAATGCCCGTCCAGCGTTCATCAAGAATTTCCTAGACAAAGTGGCTAACTGGGACTTTGCTGCTGAAAACTTTGCTAAAGCTTAA